A genomic window from Brachyspira sp. SAP_772 includes:
- the gltX gene encoding glutamate--tRNA ligase yields MSDIRVRFAPSPTGFLHIGNARTALFNWLYAKSIKGKLILRIEDTDQERSTKEAVDMAIKSLKWLGIDWDEGPEVGGDYGPYFQSERLDIYKKYTEKLMEEGKAYYCFCTSEELEKKSNMQKTLNQPIIYDGKCKDIPLEEAKRRVANGEPAKIRFRVPKNQQIVFEDFVRGVVKTNSDEIGDIIIVRENGFPTYNYAVVIDDMLMKISHVIRGEDHISNTPKQILIYEALGAEVPRFAHTSSILGNDRKKLSKRHGAATLMEYKDEGFLPQAMRNFLALLGWTHPEAMENMNDEDMIKAFTLDRFSKSPAIFDTAKLRHLNAWHIKNLSLEEATELFLPYLIQGGFLKENYTEQEYAWAKKLVSVIRHNCVVLSDIVKYVPVFFENDFELTDEMKEIVNKEESKNLLQFIKTNIENANEITDQYMKDLIKQAQKETGLKGPNLYHPIRYVITGSSAGTELSHICELLGKENILYRLSKYI; encoded by the coding sequence ATGTCAGATATTAGAGTTCGTTTTGCTCCATCTCCGACTGGTTTTTTACATATAGGAAATGCAAGAACAGCGTTATTTAATTGGCTTTATGCTAAATCAATAAAAGGAAAATTAATTTTAAGAATAGAAGATACAGATCAAGAGAGAAGCACAAAAGAAGCCGTTGATATGGCTATCAAATCATTAAAATGGCTTGGGATTGATTGGGACGAGGGTCCTGAAGTTGGCGGAGATTATGGACCGTATTTTCAATCAGAAAGATTAGATATATATAAAAAATACACTGAAAAACTTATGGAAGAGGGTAAGGCATATTATTGTTTTTGTACTTCTGAAGAGTTAGAAAAAAAATCTAATATGCAGAAAACTCTAAATCAGCCTATAATTTATGACGGTAAATGTAAGGATATACCATTAGAAGAGGCTAAGAGAAGAGTTGCTAATGGAGAGCCTGCTAAGATAAGATTTAGAGTGCCTAAAAATCAGCAGATAGTATTTGAAGATTTTGTTAGGGGAGTTGTTAAAACTAATAGCGATGAAATAGGCGACATTATAATTGTTAGAGAGAATGGCTTTCCTACTTACAACTATGCTGTAGTTATAGATGATATGCTTATGAAAATTTCGCATGTTATAAGAGGTGAGGATCATATATCTAATACTCCAAAACAGATACTTATTTATGAGGCATTGGGTGCAGAAGTTCCTAGATTTGCTCATACTTCTTCAATACTTGGCAATGACAGAAAGAAATTATCAAAAAGGCATGGTGCTGCCACTTTAATGGAATATAAAGACGAAGGATTCTTGCCTCAAGCTATGAGAAATTTCCTTGCTTTACTTGGTTGGACTCACCCTGAAGCTATGGAAAATATGAATGATGAAGATATGATTAAAGCTTTCACTTTAGATAGATTTTCTAAGAGTCCTGCTATATTTGATACTGCTAAATTAAGACATTTAAATGCTTGGCATATTAAAAATCTTAGTTTGGAAGAGGCTACAGAATTATTCTTGCCTTATCTTATACAGGGAGGCTTCTTAAAAGAAAATTACACAGAACAAGAATATGCTTGGGCTAAAAAACTTGTTTCTGTTATAAGACATAATTGTGTTGTTTTATCTGATATTGTTAAATATGTTCCTGTATTTTTTGAAAATGATTTTGAGCTTACAGATGAGATGAAAGAGATTGTAAACAAAGAAGAAAGTAAAAATCTTCTTCAATTTATTAAAACTAATATAGAAAATGCTAATGAAATAACTGACCAATATATGAAAGATTTAATAAAACAAGCTCAAAAAGAAACAGGGCTTAAAGGTCCTAATTTGTATCACCCTATAAGATATGTTATAACAGGAAGCAGTGCTGGTACTGAGTTATCGCATATATGTGAACTTTTGGGTAAAGAAAATATTTTATACAGATTATCTAAATATATATAA
- a CDS encoding HD domain-containing protein has product MASIEREKAIELFKKYNKEPSLFKHALSVEAVMRYFANKYNEDAEEWAMVGFLHDMDYEMFPNEHCIKVKEILEGEGLPESFIRAIQSHGFGICTDIEPITNMEKTLYAVDELAGFILACALVRPSKSLDDMEVKSVKKKLKDKAFAAKVDRSIINNGAERLNISLDELIKETIEALKPIQESIGLQKIS; this is encoded by the coding sequence ATGGCTAGCATAGAAAGAGAAAAAGCTATAGAATTATTTAAAAAATATAATAAAGAACCATCTCTATTTAAACATGCTCTATCAGTTGAGGCAGTAATGAGATATTTTGCTAATAAATATAATGAAGATGCTGAAGAATGGGCAATGGTAGGCTTTTTGCATGATATGGATTATGAAATGTTTCCTAATGAGCATTGCATAAAAGTAAAAGAGATATTAGAAGGGGAAGGCTTGCCTGAGAGTTTTATTAGAGCTATACAGAGTCATGGATTTGGAATATGCACAGATATAGAGCCTATCACTAATATGGAAAAAACTCTATATGCTGTAGATGAGCTTGCAGGTTTTATTTTGGCTTGTGCTTTGGTGAGACCTTCAAAGAGTTTAGATGATATGGAAGTAAAATCTGTTAAGAAAAAATTAAAAGATAAAGCTTTTGCTGCCAAAGTTGATAGAAGTATTATAAACAATGGTGCTGAGAGACTTAATATATCATTAGATGAATTAATAAAAGAAACTATAGAAGCTTTAAAACCTATACAAGAGAGTATAGGCTTACAAAAAATATCTTAA
- a CDS encoding isochorismatase family protein, translating into MSKVKILTIVDMQNDYMEGGPMAVNGAIGLIPVINDLIKNGEYDAVIATQDWHPSNHISFASTHNKEPFSKIRVIDQETGDEDILTLWPRHCVARTFGSAIVDELKKKKDYIYVQKGVDADDEGVSGFSYMHKDFIDAAKENKEVLILDFVGVALDYAVYYTARDTAQYVTSINAEYLVSVNVLEYATAAMNPDKVYELYSNTKNINLKKVHL; encoded by the coding sequence ATGAGTAAGGTTAAGATACTAACAATAGTAGATATGCAAAATGATTATATGGAAGGCGGTCCTATGGCTGTTAATGGTGCAATTGGGCTTATACCTGTAATTAATGACCTTATAAAAAATGGAGAATACGATGCTGTTATCGCTACTCAAGATTGGCATCCATCAAATCATATATCTTTTGCTTCCACTCATAATAAAGAACCATTTTCCAAAATTAGAGTAATAGACCAAGAAACAGGTGATGAAGATATTTTAACGCTTTGGCCTCGTCATTGTGTTGCTAGAACTTTTGGCTCTGCTATTGTTGATGAATTAAAAAAGAAGAAAGATTATATTTATGTTCAAAAGGGTGTGGATGCCGATGATGAGGGGGTGTCTGGATTTTCTTATATGCATAAAGATTTTATAGATGCTGCCAAAGAAAATAAAGAGGTGTTGATATTAGATTTTGTAGGCGTTGCTTTGGATTATGCTGTTTATTATACTGCAAGAGATACAGCTCAGTACGTAACTTCTATTAATGCTGAATATTTAGTTAGTGTAAATGTGTTAGAATATGCAACTGCTGCAATGAACCCAGATAAAGTATATGAATTATATTCTAATACAAAAAACATTAATCTTAAAAAGGTTCATCTGTGA
- a CDS encoding methylated-DNA--[protein]-cysteine S-methyltransferase, with protein sequence MNIIRLENSQIDDDKVFLYKSPIGNLYLTHYKDYITSISFQNNYNISTNKEPNIIKETKKQLNEYFELKRKIFDIPIAVYGSDFQYKVWIETYKIPFGEIETYSNIAKKISNNSGSIFRAVGSAEGKNKIPIIIPCHRVVSKDLKLTGYAGGIEKKEYLLKLEGFKINNLKIIK encoded by the coding sequence GTGAATATTATAAGACTTGAAAATAGTCAGATAGATGATGATAAAGTGTTTTTGTATAAAAGCCCTATTGGAAACTTATATTTAACTCATTATAAAGATTATATCACTTCTATTTCTTTTCAAAATAATTATAATATAAGCACCAATAAAGAACCAAACATTATAAAAGAAACAAAAAAACAATTAAATGAATATTTTGAATTAAAAAGAAAAATATTCGATATACCAATAGCAGTATACGGAAGCGATTTTCAATATAAAGTATGGATTGAAACATATAAAATTCCTTTTGGAGAAATAGAAACATATTCCAATATAGCAAAAAAAATATCTAATAATTCTGGAAGCATTTTTAGGGCAGTTGGAAGTGCTGAGGGTAAAAATAAAATACCCATTATAATACCATGCCATAGAGTAGTTTCTAAAGATTTGAAATTAACAGGCTATGCTGGGGGAATAGAAAAAAAGGAATATTTATTAAAACTTGAAGGTTTTAAGATAAATAATTTAAAGATAATAAAATGA
- a CDS encoding GNAT family N-acetyltransferase, translating to MIKKSYNTSRLLLVQPNLEMANSIFDFYYRNKDFFREFDPYRPDIFYKLNTHKNIIKKEIDDTKNSRMLKFYLFKIEDRKRIIGMISFANIVKGSFLSCTVGYKLDKDEIKKGYMTEALKYAINIVFKELKLHRIEANIMPHNKPSLDLARRLGFEYEGLAKKYLKINNKWEDHIHMTILNDDI from the coding sequence ATGATAAAGAAAAGTTATAACACAAGCAGATTACTTTTAGTGCAGCCTAATCTTGAAATGGCTAATTCTATTTTTGATTTTTATTATAGAAATAAAGATTTTTTCAGAGAGTTTGACCCTTATAGACCTGATATATTCTATAAGCTTAATACGCATAAAAATATTATAAAAAAAGAAATTGATGATACAAAAAATTCAAGAATGCTTAAATTTTATCTATTTAAAATAGAAGATAGAAAAAGAATTATAGGAATGATTAGTTTTGCCAATATAGTAAAAGGCTCTTTTTTGTCTTGCACTGTTGGGTATAAGTTAGACAAAGATGAAATAAAAAAAGGATATATGACAGAAGCATTAAAATATGCAATAAATATAGTATTTAAAGAATTGAAACTTCACAGAATAGAAGCAAACATTATGCCGCACAATAAACCTTCATTAGATTTAGCAAGAAGACTAGGTTTTGAATACGAAGGACTCGCAAAAAAATATTTAAAAATTAATAATAAATGGGAAGATCATATACACATGACAATATTAAATGATGATATATAA
- a CDS encoding sodium:solute symporter — translation MILGNWIILILSSLILIGIGFWTQLKIKKGSSEGFLLGAKSIGAFVGAGTLMATGYSGWGFIGSPGTTYAYGAIEIFANFFFAPAITFGTLFFAGFMKKKAEEAGGFTVPEYIAKTHNGNKTQKRIVHGLGGIATFVFLSVYIIGQIRAIGLVASQWLGVSEHLASIILMIVIIIFTVQGGLLAVAITDTIMCIGMLVASIIVYLTIVKDVSMTELINTVGAIKPEFINPTTSNPYGEGKYKVFLVFIYAFLFTTTLPYMSVRFLSFKDKINIPAMALIMAPMGIILSLVPIVGLYMFYKNPNLPNPDSAMPVFLTSYLPPAIGGMIILFILFAMLSTISSVLQALASSLSHDLFVAFTDKAEKSSTIINRIGVIFTGIWGLVLTYIAPQGMLNQIAYIGTGGLIAMFVGPIMMKPFIQANITACLLSMITGLVTSTIFILKLNVGWVEAPIYAGLCACFVYIVSALLIKEKSEEKESTKEKTNIDNCMDSVATEDVE, via the coding sequence ATGATACTTGGGAATTGGATTATATTGATACTATCATCTTTAATTTTAATTGGAATTGGTTTTTGGACTCAATTAAAAATAAAAAAAGGAAGTTCTGAAGGTTTCTTGCTTGGTGCAAAATCAATAGGTGCTTTTGTTGGAGCTGGCACATTAATGGCTACTGGTTACAGCGGTTGGGGGTTTATTGGTTCGCCCGGTACTACCTATGCTTATGGTGCTATAGAAATATTTGCTAACTTCTTTTTTGCTCCTGCTATTACTTTTGGTACATTGTTTTTTGCTGGATTTATGAAGAAAAAAGCTGAAGAAGCTGGCGGTTTTACTGTACCAGAATATATTGCTAAAACTCATAATGGAAATAAAACTCAAAAGAGAATAGTTCATGGACTTGGGGGGATTGCTACTTTTGTATTTTTATCTGTATATATAATAGGGCAAATAAGAGCTATAGGTTTAGTAGCATCACAATGGCTTGGTGTATCTGAACATTTAGCTTCTATAATACTTATGATTGTTATTATAATATTTACTGTTCAGGGTGGACTACTTGCTGTTGCTATTACTGATACTATAATGTGTATTGGTATGTTAGTAGCTTCTATAATAGTTTATCTTACAATAGTAAAAGATGTTTCTATGACAGAGCTTATTAATACTGTAGGAGCTATTAAACCAGAGTTTATTAACCCTACAACATCCAATCCTTATGGAGAGGGTAAATATAAAGTATTTTTAGTATTTATATATGCGTTTTTATTCACTACAACATTGCCTTATATGTCTGTGAGATTTTTATCATTCAAAGATAAGATTAATATTCCTGCTATGGCTTTGATAATGGCACCTATGGGTATAATACTAAGTTTAGTTCCAATAGTTGGACTTTATATGTTTTATAAAAATCCTAATCTTCCTAATCCTGACAGTGCTATGCCAGTATTTTTAACTTCATATCTTCCGCCTGCTATTGGAGGAATGATTATATTATTTATATTGTTTGCAATGCTTTCTACAATAAGCTCTGTATTACAAGCATTAGCTTCTTCTCTTTCTCATGATTTATTTGTAGCTTTTACTGATAAAGCAGAAAAAAGCAGCACTATAATAAATAGAATAGGGGTAATATTTACTGGTATTTGGGGACTTGTATTAACTTATATAGCTCCTCAGGGCATGCTCAATCAAATAGCATATATTGGAACAGGAGGACTTATTGCTATGTTTGTTGGACCTATAATGATGAAGCCGTTCATACAGGCTAATATCACTGCTTGCTTACTTTCTATGATTACAGGTTTGGTAACAAGTACTATATTTATATTAAAATTAAATGTTGGTTGGGTAGAGGCTCCTATATATGCTGGTTTATGTGCTTGTTTTGTGTATATAGTTTCTGCTTTGCTAATAAAAGAAAAATCAGAAGAAAAAGAATCTACTAAAGAAAAAACAAATATTGATAATTGTATGGATTCTGTTGCTACTGAAGATGTTGAATAA